In the Pararge aegeria chromosome 16, ilParAegt1.1, whole genome shotgun sequence genome, cgctttgagtctttagcaaataaatgtaactgtactcatgagatacctatgactaacctaaaattatgtgatacagtatcttccaaccaattagaaacatgcctggagcagtgctcaactgtcataccagacccttcacctttattaaaaagtatgcctgaaaaacagacaattatattttccgacatgttaggtaaaggttttggacctattatgaaccattaccttgatcactcagtgactaatagatgttcaccgggggctagtttcgattatcttattaatagtttgaatagtgactatttagatgtaaataaaaatgttgttctcttaataggagacagtttgaatgtcaaaaagcatcaaattataaaatgcattgataaattactagctttacatagtaaaactcaatgtaaattcgttatgtgtgcctttccttactgtggcacatttagttcaaagcagaatgaacatatttataatttaaatttattaatttataacctgacatgccgtcatagtgacgcagttttttattttgacatcaataaatccatgtcatccctattgtctagagatagtttaattttatctaagaaaagtaagcatcacttggcatctttactagcttacaacttaaatgatactgttacaagtattgtaactaagtctattgacacctctacatattgtacttcaagtaccaccaatatttctaatattgaccctagtacttgttctagtactataattaattcaaatagttatttaaactagacagtgagacaacggggaagctctgtaatatgaacattgtacatcaaaacatacagagcttcaccggcaaagaattagaaatagaactgtttgttgaaaaattcaatatacacatattgtgtataactgagcattggctcactggagcacaaatagcagttaacatcaataacttcaaaatgtcaagtgtgttctttagaaagactgctattcatggtggatccttaatttttgtacgcaataatataacatgtaaggagcgaaaagatatagttagtctttctgtggagcgcataattgaactgtcttgtgtggagctggagcgttttataatagtgtgtgtgtaccatcccccctcaggtgatttcaaccaattcgaggatgtaatggaagatgtccttaagcgattgtgtatgtctactaaaaatgtaatagtatgcggggatttcaatgttgatatcttattacataatactactacgactaggttgttaaacttatttaaatgctttaatttgaataatgctttcgatgaacctactagaatcacagcaacttcagcatcttgtttagataatatttttttaaactgtgatatcttaggtaaatcgatattaaacaatttaaggtcagatcattgtggccaacaaattactgttgttggtacaaatagaaataaacatattgttaagtacaggccgataactcagagtaaactgacgcgatttgaaggtgaaatatcagccaaaattcctgctctcttttttgaaaactgtcatcccgacaatctttatcgtacgcttttcaatgaaatagaaagtgcatttaataaagtatttacttttaaatacatagattctaataaaaaaatgaggtttagtgattgggcgacaataggcatttacaaaagcagggataagttgtatgagctatatgatgaaaaacaatacaatcagactccaaccttccttgaatatgtaaaaagttactccaaaacatttaaaaatgtttgtagacaagctaagtcgctatacattaaagatcggatagtaaaatctgaaaacaaaatacaaacaacctggaaaattgttaataatgaatctgggaaaactaaatctcgagacggaaattttgaattaattattaataataatatggtaactactgatacagaagttgctagtacttttgaaaacttttttcagaatgttcctattttgttaacagattcactaaattcctcacctactgcagctcagaatttattaagaggcaacattaatgagtgcaaagttttatttcatttcaaacatatagatgcatcggatatcagtaaaaacttcaagttgttaaaattaaagaaaacaggtgatatatggggaatgtcggtaaaggtaatatctcaaattattgacgtcattgctcctcttttagccataattttcaatgaatgtgttgatttaggtactttcccgaacctaatgaaacatagtaaactcattcctctatttaaatctggtaataaaaatgatataaacaattacagacctatctcaatcttaccagctcttagtaagatatttgaaaaaattatattaaatcaactcttatatcattttaatgtaaataacttactacaccctgagcagtatggcttcactaaaggtcgtagcacaacggacgcaggcgctaaacttataaaacatgtttatgatgcctgggaatgttcacagaacgccatgggtgttttttgtgatctatctaaagctttcgattgtgttgatcataaaaccttgcttcttaagctaagccactatggtatccaaaacgttgcactaaatttggttgcctcttatctcagcaatagaacccaaagagtttgcataaatgatgcaaagtctcagggttcaaatacctcaatgggtgtcccacaaggctcgattttgggtccttttctatttttagtgtatataaatgatctaccgtaccatgtcagtggaacatgcgacattgtattgtttgcagatgatacatctctaatttttaagactgataggagtaaagataactctgacgaagtaaaccgtgttatgtcgcatgtgtcgcactggtttacagttaacaacttacttttaaatgcaaaaaaaacaaagtgtgtcgaatttatcttaccaaatgtaaagaaaattgataaaaatataatgataaatggtgaatcactaaaaatagagacttccacagtttttctgggcgtgaccttggataataagctacagtggggtgcccatatagattcactagcgggtaaactaagctcggctgcctacgcagtcagaaaaattagacagattactgacgttgaaatagctaggctagtttattttgcgtactttcatagtgttatgtcctatggaatcttgttatggggtaaagcagctgatatcgaaactatatttatattgcagaaaagagctgtacggtcaatatataaacttaaatcacgcgaatccctccgtgagaagtttaaagaaataggcatacttactgtagcttcacaatatatttataacaatatagtatttgtaagacaacatattagtctttatacacaaaaagtggacataaacagtcgacttacaagaaatggtcataaattagtgtcatctgcatatcgtctgcgtaaggtacagggatcatttgtgggattgagtatacgcttttataatatgattcctaaggtgattttggacctgccaatgcacaagtttaaagaatttgttaaaacacatttattagagcgaggttactatacaattgatgaattttttaatgacaaggttgcttggaagcatccggctccgctttcagctctcacaagatagaaaaatgaatgttaaaatacaaaatgtaaattgttgatgttggaaaagagcaactgctgagtttcttgccggcttcttctcggtagaatctgccttccgaaccggtggtagaatcactacaaacagacagacttgacgtttcaaaagtgcttatattaggcctacttgaaataaatgaattttgaattttgaatttttgaatttcaaccgacttaaacaAAAGGTGAAGGTTCTCAATTtgactgtatatttttttttgttttgtatatttgttactcaattacTCCGCAAATTATAAACCTATTTTGATGATTCTCTTTTTTGTTTAGTATGTTATATCTCAGAGGTGGTCCAAACCAAAACTCAGTGTGCAGCACATATCTCCAATCTCTCTAATATCTCTAAAGTTTATGTAGGAAACCGTATTATTACTACTTAAGACATTATGTACAATTCCAGGGTGGATCACCAAGTGATGTTTATTTGTCCAATATAAGCAGCACTTACCATCTTGTGTTTCAGTACAGTCTGCAGGAGCACTTGTTTCAGCAATAGGTTCTATCTGAAATCAAAAATAGCAATATCAGGTGTAGTCTTTTCAAAATAAACACACAACTTTACTAAAACACACAAACTACACAgtattttttggaaataataacAACTTGATAATGCCAATTGAGCAGAGCCAATTGAGAGATTAATCTGATAACGCTGTTTTGGAGAAATGCCATGAATtgacacataatatatttttcaatgatGTTGCATTATTAAGAGTGTATGTTATGCTTTAATAGAGTTTTTCCAATGTATGACTATGACTGACCATACAAAACTtggaaatttattttcaagtagtatttttgtttaatagaaGTTGGTTACTGGTATACTGTTTACTGTTTAGAACCTGTCTGGTTCAGCGCTGAGTACTGTGGTTTTAAGCTGGAGGTTCTGGCCTGGTTCCCAGTaaaagcaatttgggaatttatcatcatcatcatgatgggatgggaatttataatttctgaaatttctctggtctagtctggtgggggGAGGCTTCAGGAGTGGCGAATACAAACAGATGGCTTAAAATGAGTATGACAAGTATGAATGAGtgacctacattcaaataacaaaTTCTCAAAAAAAGTGCTTAAATCATcaaaataccttaaataaatatttatttaaacaaaaataaagtatgtTGAGAAATGGCtgagattatttaaaaataaaaaaagcttactTTAATTTCTATAGTTGTAGTTCCTGTAGACACAAATTCAGTTGGTGTTGTTTCTGTGATTCCAGATAACTCTAGTTGTTGGTGTAATTGAGTATTTTCTTCACTTGGCTCAGTCTTAATTGGctttaaatgtttaatattgCATTTTTGGTTGTTTGAATCATCAGCATCCAAGTGAGAACTGGTATTGGTGTTGGAGAGCTCTTCTTTTGGTATAACTAAGTCTGTTTCGTCATAGAACTCTTTCTTTATAGTGATTTCTATGTCTAATATTTCCTCCTTAGGTTTGAGAAGGCCTTCAGTAAATGTAGACTCCTCAGGTGTCTCCTCCATCTTGAAGCACTTATGGTGagttttctgtaaaataaaaataactatcaaAAAGGTCAAAAAACCAAGAAGAACCGTAAGTGTTAATGCGCACTGGGATCTTTAATCTCAACTTTTTAGACAAGATTTTAAAATCGCTTTGAAATACTGTTTTTGTTGCAAATGTGAGCACTTCCTGAACCCATACGTAGCAAAAAttgctattaatatatataaatttaaatatataaattgagcTTACAAAAGAGGACAAAATTTGTGTTGGgtacaaaatttgtatataacAACCTAAATAATGAAATGCTTTTCGAATATATCCGTTTGGAAAATATTCACAACAGTTGTATTTATATCACACTTCATAACAGGACACGGGATAGCAGTTtagttaggtatattttatttcttcttctttgagttaCTTTTTGtcatgcttattttatttactgttcatattttcattttaattgataggtacctatttacaagataggtaggtaggtagtaggtattttaatttttttctttatttttgccaaaggcaaaggtatatcatcGTACAGCCAACGGTTACTTACCtgatttttaacataaaaattatttatgttaatattctGTGGagtttttttgtcttgttttggTAAATTTAAGTACCatacgtaattattattacccgTTCAACTTTTTTTGACGCTTGTATAGTCACCATGTGGTCACTAACTTGTTTTTAGTGTAATCGATTGATACAATTTAATTCTgcattttttgcattttaatatattatgaatctAGTTTCTGAAAGCGATAGAcagaaataaaagttataaactaAGGGAGTAAGGAAGGGTTTTCAAGTTAAAGACACAACTTAGCATTTAGGtctataaataagaataactcGCATTATCTTTTTTGGGGTTGTATTATTTgttgtattgttgtaatatgttattTATCAAGTCTACAAACATACAACAGTACACAAGACGGctttccaaaaatattttatttttagaatctTCAAAATAATGGATTATGGAAATGGATCAAAAATCGTATTAGTGGTATTAGTTTGTGTACATACAAGTACATTAAAAGTACTTCTGTTATtactccaaataaaatatttataattgttctaccaaataagaaaaaaatggttAAGCTTTCTAAGACTGTCTGCAAAATCTCCTATTTATTCTTTTGAGGTTCATTTGGTTTTTAATACTTCTATTCCCTTTCAATTATTttccagttttatttatataagaagaAAGTAATTTGATTGCTACAGCTGAGCACCGCGCATTGCGAAAACTTCTTAACTTCGCGGGCATCATTAGTTTTGTATAAAACAGATCCTACATAGCAATTTAAATACCTCGGGATCTTGTCTATACCATAAACAATGCACTGCTcggtaattaaaaaacaaacaaactaaccaATCACCGCCAAACACACGATCGACGCTGCCACGTCAAGTGAGTCTGGGCAAGTGTGAGTGAAGTGGCAGTTTCggcattttgtataaaatcgtCTTCCGCATTAAGTGACTAGTTGTTATAGAACCTTCGCAAATTGAAGATGCGTGCTTTGTTGTTTACTGTAGCGATAGCCCTACTGGGTGCCGCGCTAGGAGACGATGTTCCAAGCGAAGATAATGTTCTCGTACTCACCAAACCCCTTTTCGATGATGTTATTTCTTCAAACGACTTCGTTTTAGTTGAATTCTGTAagtatatttaacattttagcCATATTAGTCTCTAGTTTACCGATATAGTTGTTGAAAGTGTGATATTTGTTGGTTATTTCACAACGACGTGATGTGCCGGGCGGcattgcaatttaaattttgtatgtgCCTTATCATATAGTGATTAGCATGTCACTaaagatcacgaggtcctgggtttgattctcaGATTACTCCTACAatttttgggtatgcagatTTCCTGATGATGAGAAATGGTCAAACTAGGTTCGTTCCACCCTCTTGCCTCGGCGTGCACATTAATCTGCCAAccccagttattatcacttacataTGATAATAATCATGGTACTAGCAGCTTGAAGGGTGTCTCTGGTGGAGCTCGAATCCCTTTCTCCTATAAGAAAGTATTCTGTGGCCAATCGTGTCGCCCATAAATaggatgatgaaaatgatgatgtgTCTGTCACAGATGCACCATGGTGCGGTCACTGCAAGTCCCTTGCGCCAGAATATGCCAAAGCTGCCACAAAACTGGCGGCGGAAGGTTCTCCTATTAAGCTGGCTAAGGTTGATGCAACCCAGGAGCAAGATCTTGCAGAGTTCTACAAAGTCAAGGGGTACCCTACTCTCATTTTCTTCAAGAAAGGAAACACTGTGGACTATTCTGGTAAGTGATGTTTTTTGAATATAGATTCAGTATagcttaatttgaatttttaattgtacctaTGCACTACACATTAGTCATTAAAAATGCAAGTAAAAGTGATACATTGTTTAGATAGATTTGTATATTAACTGTATGATAAAGAAATTACTAATTAGTCTGTTATTTTCAGTCACATGGTGttagaaaatgtttataaacataTTCAACACTAAGCATAGTGCTTTCTCAGTTATAATTGCCTTAAAATTACCATGAAGTATTCAGGtgattaaagtatttatatacatcaAATTATGCATAGAGCTTGTTGCATATTATAGGTTACAGAAAATAAGTTTCCATCTGCAAGTTCTCTAAACAAAATATtctcattatataataattattttttgtttttatagtaataaactttgttgtaactttttgttttttctattgaATAAACTTGTGTCTACTACCAGTATACCGATAGCCCTTTCAAGGAATTTTAAAAACTACTATCCTTAAGAACCAAGCAGTGGTTTTGGGTAGCAAGGATagtggatgaaagtttttattacaaatatttaatcaaatcaAAGAACTTATACATAGTCCAACATGCATTTCCAACATGCATGCATTTGCATACAAAAGTTATTGCATTACAGCTTAAAATGTGTCATAAATGGCACTATTAGCCAGGGTTTgaccattttatatatatatatatatatataaaattcttatCAACCGGTCAACCGGTAAGTTCCGGTGTcaaagatatttaaaagataTAGATTTAAACAATTTGCTTAAATAAATGGCGTTTCATACACCatttatttaagcaaataaggaatatttttacaatcaaATTTGAATGTTGGTATGTGAGATACGTTAACATACAATTTCTTTAGCTGCAATATATAAGAATAGTTAGCTCCAAATCTGATTTGATAGGCAACTATGTACTCAAGTTATTTATGGATTGCTTTTTCCAAATCAGGTGGTCGTCAGGCTGATGACATTGTTGCATGGTTGAAGAAGAAGACTGGCCCACCAGCAATCGAAATTGCCTCCGCAGAACAAGCAAAAGAACTTATTGCAGCTAACCCTGTTATTGTATTTGGTTTCTTTGCTGACCAAACCTCAGCAAAGGCTCAAGCTTTCCTGAACACAGCTAGCCTGGTTGACGACCAAGTATTTGCCCTTGTTACTGATGAGAAAGTCATTGAGGAACTGGAGGCTAAGCCAGAGGATATTGTGCTTTTTAAGAACGTAAGTAATGACTATCCAGAATATGGGGGCTATCCCAATAGGTATTATTAAATAGGAAACTTGGGTAATatccattatattatattttcatgctTAAATCACTTTAGTTATATTAGTCTTTAgttaaattattacataaatagaagttatttaactaatttttattaataaacttttagagttttaattattaaatataaagtaagagtatttttgaatttaagaatTTGTCCATCCCACCATTATCACACTAGCATATACAAATCtgatatgtgtgtgtgttatttaataaaatatacgtgtacaattaaaaatgtaatgattcCGTTTGTTGGAATGATAAGACATATTTAAATGTCTTTCTTATCAGAAGGTCACCCATGCCACACATTagcttttcttttaattttgcagtttttatgtacaataaataaatgtgttgtattattttacaatCAACCATTTGAATGTATAGTGCATGCACAATCGATGAAAATACattgtcaaaatattattaaatattaatgttttataagAGTTGAATATATCCATTACTTCCTTCTTTCTTTGAGCTTTaagttaacataataatatatatatatattacaaaattctttgaaataaaattgctGGTTAGTTGAGAATTAATATCTTGTTTGTGGACAAAAATCTATATTTGCTATACCAAAACATAATCCAAGATCCACATGGTAACAGGAAATTATATCACACTGAGGAAAGTGTGGGCAGGTATAAGAagctagtatagtatatatcttaataataaaaacattttgacggccgattggcgcagtttgcagcaaccctgctttctgagcccttgggccgtgggttcgattcccacaactggaaaatgtttgtgtgatgagcatgaacgtttgtcagtgctgggtgtttataagtatattctaagtattacattttaaaagaaagaagaaatgaTTATTCTCTAAATTAAGTATTTCTACTCAATTGAGTGCTAAAATTTTAAGTGGAAAGCTTATGTTGAttctaagaaataaaaatcttcaataggacaaaaagaaaaatttattaaaatcatataaataaataaaatacattctcCTTCATTGAAGTCTGTCaataatattacacagacttcAAAAGAGGTGAGATTTAATTATATGAACATTGACAGTaaagcattaaaaaattattcattagtaaACCTATATAATACATCTATACATTCAAGGTTTTTGATCGGTACTTACCATTTCTTTTACTACTCAAACACCATTgattatttcttattaaaattatttgtttcaCAATACATTATACTACATTATACTATTAATGTAGGCATGAAACAGTTGATTATATGAAGCATATATGTTGTCTTATGCCAGTATTGTACTACTGTTATCGGAAACATACTATTGAATTACATGTCATGTGTAAATCGCTTTATACAACAATCTTAACATTAACTAATGGATGTCCATGGCTGGTCATTTTTTTGTATAGAGATTTACAAATTCCAGTCTTGTTCCGAGTCAAGGGACTTTGCGACTCTTTCAATGCCTTCTGTCTGTCCACATATCATATAATTATCGATCTATGTCCATTTcgataaaatacaattttatttttttgcacacAGTTCGAGGAGCCGCGTGTCAAGTATGACGGCGCCGAGATCTCCGAGGACCTATTGAAGACTTGGGTGTTCGTGCAGAGCATGCCCACCATTGTTGAGTTCTCACACGAGACCGCATCCAAGATCTTCGGCGGACAGATCAAATACCACTTGCTGTTGTTCCTGTCCAAGGTAAGGTTAAAACTAAGGTAATTTAAAACGTGAATCGGAATAGATTGTAGTAGGaatttaagaagtttttttggcgacctccctggcacatttttagcgctgtggttttataaatgGGAAGTTAGGTACAGATTTAGGCAGCTGATtataatcttagactgcataattacTTATGTGAGATTTCAGTCCTtcacaaaaacctctaaaaTATAAGCTATATAATAAATcgtcttaaatttttaatcgtcgaaatttttaatttagaagctACATTTACACCAGTCTAAGCAAGAGATTACCAACTCTTTCTGGACAAAAATGTTCGCCCCTGGAtcataatattcattattatttttacattcaaTAGGTAAAACTCATTTATGTATTTTGAACacaaaaattttagtttttatagattcaaattaaaaaagaaaagtctaAACGAAACCAAATGCATCTATGAGTCTTTATTTAAGACTGAAGTTTTTAGTCAACCCATCGAATATTTATAAGcaaaattatgttgtttttatgtgtattgtgattataaaaatgattgtaaCTAGTGTTTaaacaagtttttattaattaattacaggTTTACGTGATACCATGTCACCACAAATTGTCTATTCTACCCATTTGTCTATATTCGCAACTAAAAAACTGGTTTAAGTTTTAAACTTAATGCGCAAAACGATCcagtattcatttttaaaaccaGTTTGTTATGTTAATAATTTGCAGATGCATTAAAAACGCcgttaacatttattttcataatctaCCGCACTTCTTTCGTTCATTTTAGCTTTTTAAAATTGGTAGGTTGTTAATTATACTGTATGAAGTTCCGATCACATAATCTTTACCACACCCCACACACTAAAAGTTTAGGGGGAAAAAATACAAAGATcgatagaatacaaaaggcatcCTTATCattaagtagcgatctctgtcagATAACATAACCGAGAACAAACTAAATGTAAacgaaaaaattaattatacaaataaatataaaacgacaagacacacatcgccacctggccccaaagtaagcgtagcttgtgtcatgggtacgggtagatgactgataattatttttatgaataatataaataaatacttagaatatacatataaacacctagacactgaaaaacattcatgctcatcacacaaatatgttccagtagtgggaatcgaaccctcagaaagcagggtcgctgcaaactgcgccaatcggccgtctaaaacaattttattcaaatttacttAGCTACTAATGTATATAGTCTGCTTGTTTGGAAAAACTGCTCCTTTTTAATCTCacgataattttgtttttttcgaaTGTCACTGTATCGAAACGGCTGAACATTTATTtgccatttttattaattcgcGGTAGACTGAACTTATTTCGAGGAACCTTTTTGGTTAAACGTAAAGAGGATTTACAGTGTTCTACCGAGGCAGCCTTGAAAGTAAATCTGACCTTTAAGCGGCTAGTATACCAAACACATTCGATGCAAGTTAAATAAAGGCTTGTATTAATATAGCGTATGTTATAAGCGGCCTAGTAACTAGTTTTATGAGACATCGAAATATGCGGTGAATAAATTTGTATAACGGTAACTCATCAGTGGGTATTAAGAATAACCTCGACGTTCATTCGATATCGCTTTTCATTGTAATTCTAAATCTGATAAGGTACTAGAATATCGCTGAGATTCATAAGCTTGATCGCACATTGCCTACCGTCTGAGCGACTAAAAGTACAGCCATTTAATTTTGCGACGTTTGAAATTTCGTATTACTATtacttatttagtttaaaacgGGACGGCctcattatttttatgattatgattatagcATTATTTATTACGTCACAAGTTTGTTTTctctgattttttaaaattgcgGTTTTGTTTTTTCCCATGCAATTTcatcaccacggaaatacgtaccGAAGTAGACAACAACATTACACTCCATGGCCAGATTTAACATTTACGGACTTTACACGTACCTACGtctcttattattttaagtcaGTCCAATACTTTACATGTATGTGCATAACTACATACGTAGAATGCACCATGCTTTTCT is a window encoding:
- the LOC120630282 gene encoding protein disulfide-isomerase, with translation MRALLFTVAIALLGAALGDDVPSEDNVLVLTKPLFDDVISSNDFVLVEFYAPWCGHCKSLAPEYAKAATKLAAEGSPIKLAKVDATQEQDLAEFYKVKGYPTLIFFKKGNTVDYSGGRQADDIVAWLKKKTGPPAIEIASAEQAKELIAANPVIVFGFFADQTSAKAQAFLNTASLVDDQVFALVTDEKVIEELEAKPEDIVLFKNFEEPRVKYDGAEISEDLLKTWVFVQSMPTIVEFSHETASKIFGGQIKYHLLLFLSKKNGDFEKYLDDLKPVAKTYRDKIMSVAIDTDEDDHQRILEFFGMKKEEVPSARLIALEQDMAKYKPANNELSANAVEEFIQSFFAGTLKQHLLSEDLPEDWAAKPVKVLVATNFDDVVFDSSKKVLVEFYAPWCGHCKQLVPIYDKLAEHFEKDDDVVIAKIDATANELEHTKVTSFPTIKLYLKDNQVREYNGERTLAALTKFVESDGEGAEPVPTVSEDDEDDEAAPRDEL